The proteins below are encoded in one region of Nitrospira sp.:
- a CDS encoding DNA-binding response regulator translates to MRVLVVEDEAKVGSFIKRALEEENYAVDLCADGARGLELAGGTSYDLIIVDLMIPEIPGLEVIRRLRADKITAPVLILTALSQTDQKVKGLDAGADDYLTKPFAIDELLARVRALLRRGATEGASILQVDDLMLNPATREVTRGGQRLDLTAKEYALLEYFMRNTGRVLTRPMIAEHVWNLDFDTFTNVIDVYVNYLRNKVDKGRPRKLIQTVRGSGYVLKAD, encoded by the coding sequence ATGCGTGTCCTAGTTGTCGAAGATGAGGCCAAGGTCGGATCTTTCATCAAGCGCGCCCTCGAAGAGGAGAATTATGCGGTCGATCTCTGCGCGGACGGAGCCAGAGGTCTCGAGCTAGCCGGCGGGACGAGCTACGACCTGATCATCGTTGATCTGATGATTCCCGAGATACCTGGGTTGGAAGTCATCCGACGATTGCGCGCGGACAAGATTACGGCCCCGGTGCTGATTCTGACGGCCCTTTCCCAAACGGATCAGAAGGTCAAGGGGCTGGATGCCGGCGCGGACGATTATCTGACCAAGCCCTTCGCCATCGACGAATTGCTCGCACGCGTGCGCGCGCTTCTTCGGCGGGGCGCCACCGAAGGGGCCAGCATCCTCCAGGTCGATGACCTGATGTTGAACCCCGCCACACGGGAGGTAACTCGGGGAGGCCAGCGGCTCGACCTCACCGCCAAGGAGTACGCGCTCCTCGAATACTTTATGCGCAATACTGGCCGCGTGCTGACCCGTCCGATGATTGCTGAGCACGTGTGGAACTTAGACTTCGACACGTTCACCAACGTCATCGACGTGTATGTGAACTACCTACGCAACAAAGTCGACAAAGGACGTCCCCGAAAACTCATACAGACGGTGCGCGGCAGCGGGTACGTCCTGAAGGCCGACTGA
- a CDS encoding membrane protein, which produces MTRMANTVLDEPVRLTCAQCHGQFRVRARSVLRPGVKSTCATCGTRFHVVALPERAEEATHASYCEPTSTSRQAASACTTARIQKPRFFGTGGSLFGIHVVNVCLTIVTLSLYSFWAKVRIRKYCYSQTQFAGDRFAYHGTGRELLNGASKATLVFGLPYVILSNLPLLVDGRLPVFWLTQILSTLLVLTFLPVAITGARRYRFSRSSWRGIRFSYRGHAAGFIQLFLKGAILTAVTLGAYYPVFDLKRQAYLVDHSYIGNQRFSWNGQAWDLATTFACSMVLLPFTLGLSWFWYSAARQRYIWNHTLLGPARFACTMEGWPLLRLRVGNFLLLLCTLGLAWPWTAVRNARYLMSTLSLNGMAEFDHIVQEDQAAGTTGEGLSGFLDSGFDLG; this is translated from the coding sequence ATGACACGCATGGCCAACACCGTACTCGATGAACCGGTTCGTCTGACCTGTGCACAGTGCCACGGGCAATTCCGTGTACGCGCACGCTCCGTCCTGCGCCCGGGCGTGAAGAGCACCTGTGCGACGTGCGGTACCCGATTCCATGTGGTGGCGCTTCCCGAGCGAGCCGAGGAGGCGACCCACGCCAGCTACTGCGAACCAACGTCAACTTCACGGCAGGCGGCCTCGGCGTGTACAACCGCTCGGATCCAGAAACCTCGCTTTTTCGGTACAGGAGGTTCCCTCTTCGGGATTCACGTCGTGAACGTCTGTTTGACGATTGTCACGCTGTCCCTCTACTCCTTCTGGGCCAAGGTCCGCATCCGTAAGTACTGTTACAGCCAGACGCAGTTTGCGGGAGATCGCTTTGCCTATCACGGCACGGGCCGTGAGTTGCTCAACGGGGCCAGCAAAGCGACCCTCGTCTTTGGCCTGCCATATGTAATCCTCTCGAATCTGCCGCTCCTCGTGGACGGCAGACTGCCGGTTTTCTGGCTTACGCAGATTCTATCGACGCTTCTCGTATTGACCTTCCTGCCGGTCGCGATTACCGGCGCCCGTCGTTATCGATTCAGCCGTAGTTCGTGGCGCGGGATCCGTTTTTCGTATCGAGGTCACGCGGCTGGGTTCATACAGCTGTTTCTGAAGGGGGCGATCCTTACGGCGGTGACCTTGGGCGCCTACTATCCAGTGTTTGATCTGAAACGACAGGCCTATTTGGTCGACCATTCGTATATCGGAAATCAGCGATTCTCGTGGAACGGGCAGGCCTGGGATCTCGCCACCACGTTCGCCTGCTCGATGGTACTTTTGCCGTTCACGTTGGGGCTCTCGTGGTTTTGGTATTCAGCCGCGCGGCAGCGCTACATCTGGAATCACACGTTGTTGGGTCCCGCCCGGTTTGCCTGCACCATGGAGGGATGGCCGCTCTTGAGGCTCCGCGTGGGGAACTTCCTGCTACTGTTGTGTACCCTCGGTCTGGCTTGGCCTTGGACTGCCGTCCGCAACGCTCGCTACCTCATGAGCACGCTCAGCCTCAACGGCATGGCCGAGTTCGACCACATCGTGCAGGAGGACCAGGCCGCCGGTACAACCGGCGAGGGACTGTCGGGCTTCCTCGATAGCGGGTTCGATCTCGGCTGA